AAGCGATAAGGCATTTCCCACATCCGATACATTCTTCCCGAATGATATAAGCGGATTCTTCTGTTATGCGAATTGCATCTGCCGGGCAAACCGCTTCGCAGCAGGCACAAGCATCACATTTTTCTCTAATTATTTTGTATTTTTTCATGATAAAATTTATTTAATCCAAAGTCGTATAGCATTGGATGATT
The nucleotide sequence above comes from Candidatus Cloacimonadota bacterium. Encoded proteins:
- a CDS encoding 4Fe-4S binding protein, whose amino-acid sequence is MKKYKIIREKCDACACCEAVCPADAIRITEESAYIIREECIGCGKCLIACPVSAVVEERSMDEN